In Arachis hypogaea cultivar Tifrunner chromosome 17, arahy.Tifrunner.gnm2.J5K5, whole genome shotgun sequence, a single window of DNA contains:
- the LOC140180517 gene encoding uncharacterized protein: MANIRPHEPLKLYIVASTNTIGCMLVQDDENGYEWAIYYLSRVLTNIETRYSSIERLYLSLYYACTKLKCYMVAKPVKIIAQTDLVKYMLSSPMLRGRLGKWMLALTEFDLQYVLAKAVKGQVIANFLVDNSNNLNIQGEKVLDIKVNYCKLYFDGSKHKDGAGNEITNELTQIASRYRIGPETLRKLANIRQILVLVDEREALCVDEWEDDDWRKHITEYLRNPSIQVDRKTKLRAMNFVLMADELYKKGIDGSFSRCLSQVDKNTALGEVHEEICGVHQVEIKMKWVLCRNHVYWPSMIKDYIDYAKACQECQRHGAIQQIPVSELRSIIKPWPFKASKNINMVTSTPYYAQANGQVEAANKILIKIGTSPYNLVYGHDAVLPLEINLNTLRVLKQDDFSIDDCWNAMFDELNDLDSGRISALENMIRQKESIARSYNR, encoded by the exons ATGGCGAATATTCGCCCACATGAGCCTTTGAAATTGTACATTGTTGCCTCTACAAACACAATTGGGTGTATGTTAGTCCAAGATGATGAGAATGGATATGAATGGGCCAtttattaccttagtcgagtATTGACCAATATCGAGACAAGGTATTCATCAATAGAAAGATTGTATTTGTCTTTATACTATGCGTGCACGAAATTAAAGTGTTATATGGTGGCCAAGCCTGTGAAAATTATTGCACAAACTGACCTTGTCAAATATATGTTGAGTTCTCCAATGTTGCGAGGTCGTTTGGGGAAGTGGATGTTAGCTCTGACAGAGTTCGATTTACAATACGTTCTAGCAAAGGCTGTAAAAGGTCAAGTCATTGCAAATTTTTTAGTTGATAATTCGAATAATTTGAATATCCAGGGGGAAAAGGTGCTCGATATTAAAGTCAATTACTGCAAGTTATATTTCGATGGATCGAAGCACAAAGATGGTGCAGGG AATGAAATTACTAACGAGTTGACCCAAATAGCTTCAAGATATAGAATAGGCCCAGAAACACTGAGAAAATTGGCAAATATTCGTCAAATATTAGTGCTTGTGGATGAAAGAGAGGCTTTGTGTGTGGATGAATGGGAAGATGATGATTGGAGGAAACATATTACTGAGTATTTGAGAAATCCTAGTATACAAGTTGATAGAAAGACAAAATTACGAGCAATGAATTTTGTCTTGATGGCTGATGAGCTGTATAAGAAAGGAATCGACGGGAGCTTTTCGAGATGCTTAAGTCAAGTAGATAAAAATACTGCTTTAGGAGAAGTTCATGAAGAAATATGTGGTGTTCATCAAGTTGAGATTAAAATGAAATGGGTACTATGTCGAAATCATGTCTATTGGCCCTCCATGATCAAAGACTATATTGATTATGCAAAAGCATGTCAAGAATGTCAACGACATGGGGCAATACAACAGATCCCAGTGTCTGAGTTGCGTTCGATCATTAAGCCATGGCCGTTTAAAG cttcaaaaaatattaatatggtTACTTCAACCCCTTATTATGCACAGGCCAATGGACAAGTTGAGGCGGCAAATAAAATTTTGATCAAGATAGGTACCTCCCCTTATAATTTAGTATATGGACATGATGCTGTGTTACCATTAGAGATCAATCTTAATACTTTGAGAGTATTAAAGCAAGATGATTTTTCTATTGACGATTGTTGGAATGCAATGTTCGATGAGTTAAATGATTTAGACTCAGGGCGTATATCGGCGCTTGAAAATATGATTCGGCAAAAAGAAAGTATTGCTCGAAGTTATAAccgttga